In a single window of the Litorilituus sediminis genome:
- a CDS encoding ATP-grasp domain-containing protein has translation MDKSVQLPKIGFVYLDHVMRFFDRSNFKGWPDKIDSVTYHWGNDKQRFINEVKRKGIDILIGNIPATAYETFREISRALPNVQFVPSLDAQFANKSKENVTHFCKKYQLPIPKTDVFYELDDALNFLAQCRYPKIIKKSYGPSNYGGYFVHKVDSFAEAKLLIAEKKYYPVYVQEFVPMVADIRVMLIGHKPVCAFWRRPPEGEWLTNTSQGGAIDYNNVPRAALDIARKASKAANAEYWACDIALGNDGKFRILECATAFAAFPYIRDWIGQYLMWLFSNGQFAKPYIPLNNWEELGKIDSKLLRTMRQIAFSKPSYSQDCGDSLVEQDSAMYQLLPMELRAYEEWPSEIWNFQDNYVSKAVAMLCQQVCASEELGLEDSAADLTAQSKAFINLSQQELVDFFYAIKGVGKALTGLIIEELGLKGTLDALNQNPHQLLKVKGLKEKKLLTITEAWQAFVSQQVNDAMTDKLL, from the coding sequence ATGGATAAGTCAGTACAACTTCCGAAAATTGGCTTTGTTTATTTAGATCACGTGATGCGTTTTTTTGATCGTTCTAATTTTAAAGGCTGGCCAGATAAAATAGACAGTGTTACCTATCATTGGGGCAATGATAAGCAGCGCTTTATCAATGAGGTTAAGCGCAAAGGCATTGATATTTTGATTGGTAATATTCCGGCAACGGCATATGAAACCTTTCGAGAAATTAGCAGGGCTTTACCAAACGTACAGTTTGTGCCTTCACTGGATGCGCAGTTTGCTAATAAATCTAAGGAAAATGTCACTCACTTTTGTAAAAAGTATCAACTGCCTATTCCTAAAACTGATGTCTTTTATGAGCTGGACGACGCCTTAAATTTTCTTGCTCAGTGTCGTTACCCTAAGATAATTAAAAAATCTTATGGGCCATCAAATTATGGCGGATATTTTGTTCATAAGGTGGATAGTTTTGCCGAAGCCAAGCTATTAATTGCTGAGAAAAAATACTACCCCGTTTATGTGCAAGAGTTTGTTCCTATGGTGGCTGATATTCGCGTCATGCTTATTGGTCATAAGCCTGTGTGCGCATTTTGGCGTCGCCCACCAGAGGGGGAGTGGTTAACTAATACCAGTCAAGGAGGGGCAATTGATTATAACAATGTCCCGCGTGCGGCATTAGACATTGCCCGAAAAGCCTCTAAAGCTGCGAACGCTGAATACTGGGCTTGCGATATTGCTTTAGGTAATGACGGTAAGTTTCGGATTTTAGAGTGTGCTACCGCGTTTGCCGCATTTCCTTATATTCGAGATTGGATTGGTCAGTATCTAATGTGGCTATTTAGCAATGGCCAATTTGCGAAACCCTATATCCCCCTGAATAACTGGGAAGAGTTGGGCAAAATTGATAGTAAGCTACTAAGAACCATGCGACAAATTGCTTTTTCTAAGCCGTCTTATAGTCAAGATTGTGGTGATAGCCTAGTTGAACAAGATAGTGCCATGTATCAGCTGTTACCTATGGAATTAAGAGCTTATGAAGAGTGGCCAAGTGAAATCTGGAATTTTCAAGACAATTACGTCAGTAAAGCCGTCGCTATGCTTTGTCAGCAAGTATGTGCTAGTGAAGAGCTCGGCTTAGAAGATAGCGCGGCCGATTTAACTGCGCAAAGCAAAGCCTTTATTAATTTGAGCCAGCAAGAGTTAGTAGATTTCTTTTATGCTATTAAAGGGGTGGGTAAGGCCTTAACAGGCTTGATTATTGAAGAGCTTGGCCTTAAGGGCACGCTGGATGCGTTAAATCAAAATCCGCACCAGCTATTAAAAGTAAAAGGCCTTAAAGAGAAGAAGTTACTGACAATAACTGAGGCTTGGCAAGCGTTCGTTAGTCAGCAAGTCAATGATGCCATGACAGATAAACTGCTATAG
- a CDS encoding ATP-grasp domain-containing protein has product MSRYTVGMWMYKNGGGLAIQDEMIKQLNDRDIAVIPDLNLANAMASDGHILCKKVAMEQLDLFFSYNASKQTQYQMYLYQILNESVPCINNFQSFALTEDKFRTAHKLTQAGIVTPQYKMLKRSDKRKLKKTMQEWGGKLIYKPVDGWGGIGIVKIENESSLDMLFPFLDQTNIPYFYIEKYINYDMTDFRIDVVDGQYVSCYGRRAPSDSWKTNVTSGGSIMLREPSIDAVELAIKAASVTGLEIAGVDLIYDLEKEQYVVLEVNGIPAFATPEQQQLGLNFNQNKINKIVDLIERKVKQSNVVNLPVAGVA; this is encoded by the coding sequence ATGTCGAGATATACGGTTGGTATGTGGATGTATAAAAATGGCGGTGGGCTTGCCATTCAAGATGAGATGATAAAACAGCTTAATGACAGAGATATTGCGGTGATACCCGATTTGAATTTAGCCAATGCCATGGCAAGTGATGGGCATATTTTGTGTAAAAAAGTGGCCATGGAGCAGTTAGATTTATTCTTCTCGTATAACGCCAGCAAGCAAACACAGTATCAAATGTATTTATATCAAATACTTAATGAGTCGGTGCCTTGTATTAATAATTTTCAGTCGTTTGCGCTAACCGAAGATAAATTTCGCACCGCACATAAATTAACGCAAGCTGGCATAGTAACGCCACAATATAAAATGCTTAAGCGTAGCGATAAACGTAAGCTGAAAAAAACCATGCAAGAGTGGGGCGGTAAGTTAATTTATAAGCCTGTTGATGGTTGGGGTGGTATTGGTATTGTAAAAATTGAAAATGAAAGCTCGCTCGACATGCTGTTCCCTTTTTTAGATCAAACCAATATTCCCTATTTTTATATCGAAAAATACATTAATTACGATATGACGGATTTTCGTATTGATGTGGTGGATGGGCAGTATGTTAGTTGTTATGGCAGGCGAGCGCCTAGTGATAGCTGGAAAACTAATGTTACCAGTGGCGGCAGTATTATGCTTAGAGAGCCAAGTATCGATGCGGTGGAGTTAGCAATTAAGGCAGCAAGCGTGACTGGGCTAGAAATAGCCGGCGTTGATTTAATTTATGATTTAGAGAAAGAGCAATATGTAGTGCTAGAGGTTAATGGCATTCCCGCGTTTGCCACGCCTGAGCAACAACAACTCGGTCTGAACTTTAATCAAAATAAGATAAACAAAATCGTTGATTTAATTGAGCGCAAAGTAAAACAAAGCAATGTCGTTAATTTACCTGTAGCGGGAGTTGCCTAA
- a CDS encoding M20 family metallopeptidase — MSKLKQVTQAFDFSELAQLIEINSYTKNKAGVDKVAQLFSQWMQPLGFSIKRFERENIGDHILYLSNKVAGKKILLLGHFDTVFPPDTFDSFSEDDNWIYGPGVCDMKGGNYVALCALRQVFEQFGCIENIDVLMVSDEESGSDDSKHITQAIAKDYDLCLVFEAAGKDNEVVIARKGVATYQIDIKGKAAHAGNHYHEGCNANLAAAHMIVQLTALTRNSFGTTVNAGKVTGGIGANTISPHANITVEARFTNNTEKERVLSEIERIATTSYVTGVSSSFSGGLQRDVMQTNQNQVLLIKEIEEIIGKPLKLEKRGGVSDANTVAGQGVPTLDGFGPFGDGDHTIHERASKASFHSRVSDVSKILTYFTKQGAKKELKRKAEQVA, encoded by the coding sequence ATGTCTAAGTTAAAGCAAGTAACCCAGGCGTTTGATTTTTCTGAACTGGCGCAGTTAATTGAAATCAACTCCTATACAAAAAACAAAGCAGGCGTTGATAAAGTGGCTCAATTATTTAGTCAATGGATGCAGCCATTAGGCTTTAGCATTAAACGCTTTGAGCGCGAAAACATAGGCGATCATATTCTTTACCTATCGAACAAAGTAGCTGGCAAAAAAATCTTGCTGTTAGGTCATTTCGATACGGTATTCCCACCTGATACTTTTGACTCTTTTAGTGAAGATGATAATTGGATTTACGGCCCCGGCGTGTGTGATATGAAAGGTGGTAACTATGTTGCCCTGTGCGCACTTAGACAGGTGTTTGAGCAATTTGGCTGTATCGAGAATATTGATGTGCTGATGGTCAGTGATGAAGAAAGCGGTAGTGACGACAGTAAGCACATAACGCAAGCTATCGCTAAAGATTATGATCTCTGCTTAGTGTTTGAAGCAGCCGGTAAAGACAATGAAGTGGTTATTGCCCGTAAAGGTGTTGCTACTTACCAAATCGATATTAAAGGTAAAGCAGCCCATGCGGGTAATCATTATCATGAAGGTTGCAACGCTAACTTAGCCGCTGCCCATATGATAGTGCAGCTAACCGCCTTAACGCGCAACAGCTTTGGCACTACCGTTAATGCTGGTAAAGTTACTGGTGGCATTGGCGCGAATACCATTTCACCACACGCCAATATAACGGTTGAAGCGCGCTTTACTAACAACACCGAAAAAGAACGAGTGCTGTCTGAAATAGAGCGCATCGCCACCACTAGCTATGTTACCGGTGTCAGTTCGAGCTTTTCTGGCGGTTTACAGCGTGACGTTATGCAAACCAATCAAAATCAAGTACTGCTAATCAAAGAAATTGAAGAAATTATTGGTAAACCGCTTAAACTCGAAAAACGTGGCGGCGTTAGTGATGCCAATACCGTGGCTGGACAAGGTGTACCTACCTTAGATGGTTTTGGCCCCTTTGGGGATGGTGATCACACCATACATGAACGCGCCAGCAAAGCGAGTTTTCATTCACGTGTGAGCGATGTCAGCAAAATACTGACGTATTTTACCAAGCAAGGTGCAAAGAAAGAGCTTAAGCGTAAAGCTGAACAAGTCGCCTAA
- a CDS encoding alkaline phosphatase D family protein translates to MIYTRRKFIKTLAVSAGAIVTSSLVGCGSSDKKEVVVTPEPTQPSILDGSQYFPQSVVSGDPKVDSVILWTRVDNGSGADTSLILQVASDENFANLVVEETFAALASSDHCLKIRVTELNAGQHYYYRFIYQQDDKNYASRTGRTKTAASPDSDTKVKFAYVSCQDYIGRYFNNYLSILDNDDIDFIIHLGDYIYETTGDALFQLSGGERSIEFTDQAGALTIGVGDNKTQAANSLDNYRQLYKTYRSDEVLQRVHERFPMIAIWDDHEFSDDSWADNATYLDGAANEQQTARKKNSEMAYFEYMPIDHEQPHTQGELASGAMAVNEEHLFPNTRIYRDFQFGLHLHLAMTDFRTNRPDHILPEDAFPATVAIDQASLAGFLLASGMPQAQVDAVVSQMSPYVNIDEAMFAPYKAAFLEVFTGLYMTELMARIEISQAEALAQAQQRAVAAVQGNLATSYLNQVLVSAKASLPAEHPLQMLPALPETGVAQGLAFYTLGKTSLFNYIGSRYFVIKDTYDIYAAYKEYVANLQGTSAQKAFDDRQTAWLTQTFMTSSSTWKMLGSSVTFAPLMFDLSASRADSGLPTLEGVLDSPAIPAALKQRFYLEADQWDGFPQFKSSFVDNVMSQFGVISLSGDVHSSYITEHQANAVTGKKSFNFTTSSISSGTFGSFLENGMKQIFAQLGEVPESISNLPYFFDTLVNTATKRADIQDNMVFSRMWEHGVAIVEVDAEQVLVSLHNTDSEFHHVDAVTKSYYHDADGFLAMVRLHQFKVQDGQLTQLSS, encoded by the coding sequence ATGATCTATACCCGTCGAAAATTTATTAAAACCCTTGCGGTAAGTGCTGGTGCTATTGTCACCTCAAGTCTCGTTGGCTGTGGTAGTTCCGACAAAAAAGAAGTGGTCGTTACGCCAGAGCCGACTCAGCCGAGTATTTTAGACGGCAGTCAGTATTTTCCACAGTCTGTGGTTTCGGGGGATCCTAAAGTTGATTCTGTGATTTTATGGACGCGTGTTGATAACGGCTCTGGCGCTGATACTTCCTTAATACTGCAAGTTGCCAGTGATGAAAATTTTGCTAATTTAGTGGTAGAAGAAACATTTGCTGCTTTGGCAAGCTCAGATCATTGCTTAAAGATACGGGTAACTGAGTTAAATGCAGGTCAGCATTACTATTATCGCTTTATCTATCAGCAAGATGACAAAAATTACGCTAGCCGTACTGGCCGCACTAAAACCGCTGCAAGCCCAGATAGTGACACCAAAGTGAAATTTGCCTATGTATCTTGCCAAGATTATATCGGTCGATATTTTAATAACTACTTATCTATTTTAGATAACGATGATATTGATTTTATTATTCATTTAGGTGACTACATTTATGAAACCACAGGGGATGCTTTATTCCAATTAAGCGGTGGTGAGCGCAGTATTGAATTTACCGATCAAGCTGGGGCATTAACAATTGGCGTTGGTGACAATAAAACTCAAGCAGCTAACAGCTTAGATAACTATCGTCAGCTTTATAAAACCTATCGTAGTGATGAAGTATTACAACGCGTGCATGAACGCTTCCCTATGATTGCTATTTGGGATGATCATGAGTTTTCTGATGATAGCTGGGCCGATAATGCCACTTATTTAGATGGCGCAGCCAATGAGCAGCAAACCGCGCGTAAGAAAAATTCTGAAATGGCTTATTTTGAATATATGCCCATTGACCATGAGCAGCCACATACCCAAGGTGAGTTAGCATCGGGCGCTATGGCGGTAAATGAAGAGCACTTATTCCCTAATACCCGTATTTATCGAGATTTCCAATTTGGTCTGCACTTGCATTTGGCGATGACAGACTTTCGCACTAATCGTCCTGATCATATTTTGCCAGAAGATGCCTTCCCAGCGACAGTTGCGATTGATCAAGCCTCACTGGCGGGCTTCTTATTGGCAAGTGGTATGCCACAAGCACAAGTGGATGCTGTGGTTAGCCAGATGTCACCGTACGTAAATATTGATGAAGCCATGTTTGCGCCATACAAAGCGGCGTTCTTAGAAGTCTTTACTGGTTTATATATGACAGAGCTGATGGCGCGCATTGAAATAAGTCAAGCTGAGGCACTGGCACAAGCTCAGCAGCGCGCAGTAGCTGCGGTTCAGGGTAACTTGGCAACTAGCTACTTAAACCAAGTGTTAGTCAGTGCTAAAGCAAGTTTACCTGCAGAGCATCCGCTGCAAATGCTGCCTGCTTTGCCAGAAACGGGTGTAGCGCAAGGTCTTGCTTTTTATACCTTAGGTAAAACCTCACTGTTTAACTACATAGGTAGTCGTTATTTTGTTATTAAAGATACTTATGATATTTACGCTGCTTATAAAGAGTATGTTGCCAACCTTCAGGGCACGAGTGCACAAAAAGCCTTTGATGATAGGCAAACCGCTTGGTTAACGCAGACCTTTATGACTTCTAGTAGTACCTGGAAGATGTTAGGTAGCTCAGTTACTTTTGCGCCATTAATGTTTGATTTATCAGCGAGTCGTGCTGACAGTGGCTTGCCAACGCTTGAAGGCGTGCTTGATTCACCTGCAATTCCTGCTGCACTGAAACAGCGCTTTTATTTAGAGGCCGATCAATGGGATGGCTTCCCACAGTTTAAATCAAGCTTTGTTGATAATGTGATGAGTCAATTTGGTGTTATCAGTTTAAGTGGTGATGTCCATAGTAGCTATATTACTGAGCACCAAGCTAATGCGGTAACAGGTAAAAAGTCGTTTAACTTTACTACCTCGTCCATTTCATCTGGTACTTTTGGCTCATTCCTTGAAAATGGTATGAAGCAGATTTTTGCCCAATTAGGTGAGGTGCCTGAGTCAATCAGTAATTTACCTTACTTTTTCGATACGCTGGTGAATACCGCTACTAAACGCGCTGATATTCAAGATAATATGGTATTTTCTCGTATGTGGGAGCATGGCGTTGCTATTGTTGAGGTTGATGCCGAACAAGTCTTGGTAAGCTTACACAATACTGACAGTGAATTTCATCATGTCGATGCCGTGACTAAAAGCTACTACCATGATGCGGATGGCTTCTTGGCTATGGTACGTTTACATCAGTTTAAAGTACAAGATGGCCAGTTAACTCAGTTATCCTCATAG
- a CDS encoding FGGY-family carbohydrate kinase gives MMTMTDKHNKDLILTIDNGTQSVRALLFNLSGELVAKSRLELEPYFSTQPGWAEQEADYFWQMLGQCCQALWQQAEVIKQGYQQRVMAVTVTTQRGTVVNLDGQGKPLRPAILWLDQRLCQQNKAMPWYWRLAFAVLGQSKVIDYFRRKAQANWLAQNEPKVWQNTNKFLLLSGFFTHRLTGQYKDSVGSIVGYLPFDYKKQAWASDWDWKWQALPIKRTMLPSLVKPGELLGEITEQAAQHTGICVGTQLIASASDKACEVLGSGCIEPDTASLSYGTTATINTNNASYVEPQAFIPPYPSAMPDHFNSEVMIYRGFWMVNWFKQEFGQNEIEQGRALGVSPESLFDQLVAQVPPGSMGLMLQPYWSPGLKNLEAKGAILGFGDVHTRAHIYRSILEGLAYALREGKESLAKRQKCKITRLIVSGGGSQSDAALQLTADIFNLPAHRPHTYETSGLGAAINVAVGCGHYPSYAQAVEHMTRIEQSFLPNQANVQLYNKLYQQVYRKMYKQLKPIYQDIKKITGYPE, from the coding sequence ATGATGACCATGACAGATAAGCACAATAAAGATTTAATTTTAACTATAGATAATGGCACGCAGAGTGTCCGCGCCTTGTTGTTTAACCTAAGTGGTGAGCTGGTTGCTAAAAGTCGACTTGAGCTAGAGCCGTATTTTTCTACCCAGCCAGGTTGGGCAGAGCAAGAGGCTGATTATTTTTGGCAAATGCTAGGGCAATGTTGTCAGGCGCTTTGGCAACAAGCCGAGGTTATTAAGCAGGGTTACCAGCAGCGAGTGATGGCGGTTACTGTGACCACCCAGCGCGGTACAGTAGTAAACCTTGATGGGCAGGGTAAGCCATTAAGACCTGCCATTTTATGGTTAGATCAACGCTTATGTCAGCAAAATAAAGCCATGCCATGGTACTGGCGTTTGGCGTTTGCTGTGCTCGGTCAAAGCAAGGTTATCGATTATTTTCGTCGCAAGGCACAGGCTAATTGGTTAGCGCAAAATGAGCCGAAAGTATGGCAAAACACAAATAAGTTTTTACTGTTGTCTGGCTTTTTCACGCATAGATTAACAGGCCAATATAAAGACTCAGTTGGTAGCATAGTTGGTTACTTACCCTTTGATTATAAAAAGCAAGCTTGGGCCAGTGACTGGGATTGGAAGTGGCAAGCGCTACCGATTAAGCGCACTATGTTACCTAGCTTAGTTAAACCGGGCGAGTTGTTAGGTGAAATTACCGAACAAGCGGCACAGCATACTGGTATTTGCGTTGGCACCCAGTTAATTGCTTCTGCCTCAGATAAAGCGTGTGAGGTATTAGGCTCTGGTTGTATTGAGCCTGATACCGCAAGTTTAAGTTATGGTACTACGGCAACCATAAATACCAATAATGCTAGCTATGTCGAGCCACAAGCCTTTATACCGCCGTATCCTTCTGCTATGCCAGATCATTTTAATAGTGAGGTGATGATTTATCGCGGCTTTTGGATGGTCAATTGGTTTAAACAAGAATTTGGTCAAAATGAAATTGAACAAGGGCGGGCTTTAGGTGTTAGCCCTGAAAGTTTATTTGATCAATTAGTGGCGCAAGTACCGCCTGGTTCTATGGGGTTAATGCTGCAACCTTATTGGTCTCCTGGGCTGAAAAATCTTGAGGCGAAAGGCGCTATTTTAGGCTTTGGCGATGTTCACACCCGTGCTCATATTTATCGCTCAATTTTAGAAGGTTTGGCTTATGCCCTTCGCGAAGGCAAGGAAAGCTTAGCAAAGCGACAGAAATGCAAAATAACCCGTTTGATCGTCTCAGGTGGTGGCTCGCAATCAGATGCGGCACTACAACTTACTGCGGATATTTTTAACTTACCTGCGCACAGGCCACATACCTATGAAACTTCAGGCTTGGGAGCGGCAATCAATGTCGCGGTGGGCTGTGGTCATTATCCAAGCTACGCGCAAGCGGTTGAGCATATGACGCGCATTGAACAATCGTTTTTACCTAACCAAGCGAACGTGCAACTGTACAACAAGCTATATCAGCAGGTTTATCGAAAAATGTATAAGCAGCTAAAACCTATATACCAAGATATTAAAAAGATAACTGGCTACCCAGAATAA
- a CDS encoding glycerol-3-phosphate dehydrogenase/oxidase produces the protein MTMQTAGVDISNDYTALHQDNVSRLDSNASCDLPGKLSQTRQQRIAEIAAQPHWDLVVIGGGITGAGVLKLASQMGLKVLLLEQKDFAWGSSSRSSKMVHGGLRYMAQGQLALTRESVVERQRLVAQGQPLVTKHSFVMSHYQRAFPSPWLFNKLLACYDLIAGVNQHKFWPKASYLALAPHIDENKLLGGTQFFDALTDDARLVLRLIQESLHLGAQVLNYAQVTAIASKANAKQVSLTIDGQAVTVNASVVVNATGAWSNQVKASCTDLDTKAKKTAHMRPLRGSHLVLPSWRLPVASVIAIRHGDDNRPVQVYPWQNVTIVGTTDVEHLSPLSEEASISQAEFDYLLKAVAQQFPDANINASDVISTFSGVRPVTTSAKNAPPSKEKRQHQINNHDGVISVTGGKLTTFRLIAEQVLQQAAQYIAVADFHHKLQAVNQYAIFSPANCQSERLLPAQVEQHILACYGSLSQHFIKLSDAQQLLPIRYSKHVWAELIWAVQYEQVQHLDDLLLRRTRLGNVLPKGGIDLLPKIQALCAPYMPWSDTDWQQEIARYMQLWRKYYRVPECGDSK, from the coding sequence ATGACTATGCAAACAGCAGGCGTTGATATTTCAAATGACTACACGGCATTACACCAAGATAATGTCTCTAGGCTTGATAGTAACGCCAGTTGTGACTTGCCTGGTAAGTTGAGCCAGACTCGTCAGCAACGCATTGCAGAAATAGCAGCTCAACCCCATTGGGACTTAGTTGTTATTGGTGGCGGTATTACTGGTGCTGGGGTGTTAAAGCTTGCCAGCCAAATGGGCTTAAAAGTCCTGTTACTAGAGCAAAAAGATTTTGCTTGGGGTAGCTCGAGTCGTTCGTCAAAAATGGTGCACGGCGGCTTGCGTTATATGGCGCAAGGGCAGCTGGCATTAACGCGAGAATCTGTTGTTGAGCGTCAGCGTTTAGTCGCACAAGGACAACCGCTGGTAACTAAACACAGTTTTGTGATGAGTCATTATCAGCGCGCTTTTCCAAGTCCTTGGCTGTTTAATAAATTATTGGCTTGTTATGACTTGATTGCTGGCGTTAACCAGCACAAGTTTTGGCCGAAAGCATCATATTTAGCATTAGCGCCACATATTGATGAAAATAAGCTACTCGGTGGTACGCAATTTTTTGATGCCTTAACCGATGATGCCAGATTAGTATTACGCTTAATTCAAGAGTCATTACACTTGGGCGCTCAAGTGCTTAATTATGCACAAGTCACCGCGATTGCAAGTAAGGCGAATGCTAAGCAAGTTTCGCTAACTATTGATGGTCAAGCCGTAACGGTTAATGCTTCTGTGGTGGTTAATGCAACTGGGGCATGGTCGAATCAAGTCAAAGCAAGTTGCACAGATCTTGATACTAAGGCTAAAAAAACAGCGCATATGAGGCCATTAAGGGGCAGTCATTTGGTGCTGCCTAGCTGGCGTTTACCTGTTGCCAGTGTGATTGCCATTCGTCATGGTGATGATAACAGGCCAGTGCAGGTCTACCCTTGGCAAAATGTCACTATTGTTGGCACAACTGATGTAGAGCATTTATCGCCACTATCTGAAGAAGCGAGTATCAGTCAGGCAGAGTTTGACTATTTACTTAAGGCTGTCGCTCAGCAGTTTCCCGATGCCAATATTAACGCCAGCGATGTTATTTCAACCTTTTCCGGTGTTCGCCCTGTAACCACCTCAGCTAAAAATGCACCTCCGTCAAAAGAAAAACGTCAGCATCAGATAAATAATCATGACGGCGTTATTAGTGTCACCGGCGGTAAGTTAACAACGTTTCGTTTAATTGCAGAGCAAGTGTTACAACAAGCCGCTCAGTATATTGCTGTAGCTGATTTTCACCATAAGCTGCAAGCGGTTAATCAATATGCCATTTTCTCACCGGCTAATTGTCAGTCTGAGCGGTTGCTGCCAGCACAGGTTGAACAGCATATTTTGGCTTGTTATGGCTCACTTAGTCAGCATTTTATCAAGCTTTCAGATGCTCAGCAGTTATTGCCGATACGCTATAGTAAGCACGTCTGGGCGGAGCTTATTTGGGCGGTACAATACGAGCAAGTGCAACACCTTGATGATCTATTATTAAGAAGAACACGCCTTGGTAATGTATTGCCAAAAGGAGGCATAGATTTACTGCCAAAAATACAAGCCTTATGCGCACCTTATATGCCATGGAGTGACACTGATTGGCAGCAGGAAATTGCTCGTTATATGCAATTGTGGCGAAAATATTATCGCGTACCTGAGTGCGGTGACAGCAAATAA
- a CDS encoding FAD-binding oxidoreductase, with translation MRRWNGWGDDSTSMALPESAGEFLNNAVGAGQLLPDATLAEVASKVPESRLAAHKLITTDATERVRHAKGQSLPDYLAMRSGDIDCFPDGVCYPENRQDVKDILTYAKAHNVELIPYGGGTSVAGHINPNASQRAILTLDMARMNQLMHLDEDSQIATFGAGTPGPMVEAQLLARGYTLGHFPQSFELSTIGGWIASRSSGQQSLRYGRIEQLFAGGNLETFAGSLDVATFPASSAGPDLRELLLGSEGRFGILTEVKVRVSKLAEKEQFSVIFFPSWQQASQFCKEAVQQRIALSMLRVSNAVETQTQLKLAGHEKAIAWLERYLSWRGCNAGKCMLTFGLTGSKEQISASKKQLSRLIKQFNGVNTGQLLGKKWQSNRFRSPYLRDALWQQGYVVDTFETATDWGNVDSLMAKVESNIRQGLAAESEQVHAFTHLSHVYSQGCSLYTTYVFRNASSYQATMECWQKLKHIASDTIVHNGGTISHQHGVGKDHAPYLHVEKGELGMKVIASLTEHFDADNQLNPGTLLE, from the coding sequence ATGAGGCGTTGGAATGGTTGGGGTGATGACAGTACCTCGATGGCGTTGCCTGAATCTGCCGGCGAATTTTTAAATAATGCGGTAGGTGCAGGGCAGCTATTGCCAGATGCAACACTTGCAGAGGTTGCATCTAAAGTGCCTGAATCGAGATTAGCCGCACATAAGTTAATAACAACAGATGCGACCGAGCGAGTTCGCCATGCTAAAGGCCAGTCTTTACCTGATTATCTGGCCATGCGCAGTGGTGATATTGATTGCTTTCCTGATGGTGTTTGTTATCCAGAAAATCGTCAAGATGTAAAAGATATTCTCACCTATGCTAAAGCACATAATGTTGAGCTGATCCCTTATGGTGGCGGCACAAGTGTTGCTGGTCATATAAACCCTAATGCTTCGCAGCGCGCTATTCTTACCCTTGATATGGCACGAATGAATCAGCTAATGCATTTAGATGAGGACAGCCAAATTGCTACTTTCGGTGCAGGCACACCTGGTCCTATGGTTGAAGCGCAATTACTTGCCCGAGGATATACCTTAGGGCATTTCCCACAATCGTTTGAGCTTTCAACAATTGGCGGCTGGATTGCTAGTCGCTCTAGTGGTCAACAGTCGCTGCGTTATGGTCGTATTGAGCAACTTTTTGCGGGCGGTAACTTGGAAACCTTTGCTGGCTCATTAGATGTTGCTACTTTTCCAGCTTCTTCTGCGGGCCCTGATTTACGCGAATTACTGCTAGGCTCAGAAGGGCGCTTTGGTATCTTAACGGAAGTGAAAGTTAGGGTAAGTAAGCTGGCTGAAAAAGAGCAATTCTCGGTGATTTTCTTTCCGAGTTGGCAGCAAGCGAGTCAATTTTGTAAAGAAGCGGTGCAACAACGTATTGCGCTTTCTATGCTTCGTGTTAGCAATGCGGTTGAAACACAAACTCAGCTGAAATTAGCAGGTCATGAAAAGGCCATTGCTTGGTTAGAGCGTTACTTATCATGGCGCGGCTGCAATGCAGGTAAGTGTATGCTTACTTTTGGTTTAACTGGCTCTAAAGAGCAAATATCAGCAAGCAAAAAACAGCTGAGCCGATTGATTAAGCAATTTAACGGCGTAAACACAGGTCAGCTTTTAGGTAAAAAATGGCAGAGCAATCGTTTTCGTTCACCGTATTTACGTGATGCTTTATGGCAACAGGGCTATGTTGTCGATACCTTTGAAACAGCGACCGATTGGGGCAATGTTGATTCACTTATGGCTAAGGTAGAAAGCAATATCCGCCAAGGGCTTGCCGCTGAATCTGAACAAGTGCATGCCTTTACTCATTTATCGCACGTCTATAGCCAAGGCTGCAGTTTGTACACTACCTATGTATTTCGTAATGCTAGCAGTTATCAAGCAACGATGGAGTGCTGGCAGAAGCTTAAGCATATTGCTAGCGACACTATTGTTCATAATGGTGGCACCATTAGTCATCAGCATGGTGTCGGTAAAGATCATGCGCCATATTTACATGTTGAAAAAGGCGAGTTGGGCATGAAGGTTATTGCCAGCTTAACTGAGCATTTTGATGCTGATAATCAGCTAAATCCTGGCACCTTGTTGGAATAG